The Methanoculleus marisnigri JR1 genome window below encodes:
- a CDS encoding ribonuclease III domain-containing protein codes for MHRSLTWDLPGIEGRLTTLRDDFVRETPALSMGDAEKFRRWVLDIETIFAKAAVISGTVQPEVEADLGYPLGDREQFVIAMFRPSTRNLFDEIAEHAQSGCWCTLTDANLRELAGLHEVAGALAWIGDAALKIGLLPAIWDPDIAKAGVLTGNRKAYDRNSNLARLCDRWGLYEHRIHFDPDTPRSTRKVDHVKGTLVESVFGILFLREGLKGVASATELLRPPAP; via the coding sequence ATGCACCGCTCGCTTACGTGGGACCTGCCGGGAATCGAGGGGCGGCTCACAACGCTCAGGGACGACTTCGTGCGGGAGACCCCGGCGCTCTCTATGGGAGACGCCGAAAAGTTCCGGCGCTGGGTCCTGGACATCGAGACGATCTTCGCGAAGGCAGCCGTGATCTCGGGGACGGTGCAGCCGGAGGTCGAGGCGGATCTCGGCTACCCGCTCGGGGATCGCGAGCAGTTCGTCATTGCCATGTTCCGCCCGAGCACCCGCAACCTCTTCGACGAGATAGCGGAGCACGCTCAGAGCGGCTGCTGGTGCACCCTCACCGATGCGAACCTGCGGGAACTCGCGGGGCTCCACGAAGTGGCGGGGGCGCTCGCGTGGATCGGTGACGCCGCTCTAAAGATCGGTCTTCTTCCGGCAATCTGGGATCCCGATATCGCGAAAGCCGGAGTCCTGACCGGGAACCGGAAGGCATACGACCGGAACTCGAACCTCGCCCGGCTCTGCGATCGCTGGGGGCTGTATGAGCACCGGATCCACTTCGACCCCGACACCCCGCGAAGCACACGGAAGGTCGACCACGTCAAGGGGACGCTGGTCGAATCGGTCTTCGGGATTCTCTTTCTCAGGGAGGGGCTGAAAGGAGTTGCATCCGCAACGGAACTTCTCAGGCCGCCTGCCCCGTGA